Part of the Anthonomus grandis grandis unplaced genomic scaffold, icAntGran1.3 ctg00000574.1, whole genome shotgun sequence genome, taattttctaaagctacacgtgtttcgctcctatcttATTTCGACCTATAACTGTCCTATAACaagtgatctgtgtaggtctagacctgatgatgctccgataggaacgaaacacgtgtagctttagaaaattatatggatttgatgagaccgtgactttgtgtttttacctttgttttgttttcatttgGTCTCTTAgtaaaaatggatgatacgtttctactTGTATTACAGTAAcgtgtattttatatttcaggTCCTATAATGCTAAATTTATAAAGCAAAACATGTTACctatactatttatttaattagatcgTTTTTGAAACCGAGACCTTacgttttttcgttttgttgtaaattgttttttttagaaaaactgaCAAATTCTTTTAACTATACCACCGATTCCAAAGTTACATTGCTTAAAATAGCAAGACTTTGCACTGTTGCGGAACTATAAGCGTCCTTCCATGCTTTTGGCTTTAATTTACGAAATAGATGAAAGTAAATTCTAGAatttcactaaaaatttgattctttagaaaaaattctattttaggtACTTCTTTGACAAGCCTAACGCAGTCCATCGAGTTATCAAATAATAAGGGATCATCAAAGCCGATAAGACCAAGAACCAGCACACCACCTTCACTGGAAGGTGTCACATCTAAGGCTGCACCAGTCATCTCGACAACCCCTAAAGATGacagcggtgttgccatttatcGAGTCCTCAACCGGATCACCGATACGACGTGTATTTTGCTTAAGACTGACGCCTTGGTCGAGGTAAgccttaatattaattaattaatagactgaacaataattgaaatgttttattttattttaaattatttaagaacttACGGCCCTGATCTGTTTGTATATTCAATATGTTacgctttaaaattcaaattgaagTAAGAAACACGCTTCAAATCTCGATTTGTTTTTTGGATCTCGTTATGAGGGTAATTTTTTAGGTCACCTTCAAACTGCATAAATTAGATGAAAAAGCCGCGTCTCTAATTCCCGAAAAAGCGATGATCGATGGAGACTGCGGCCTGGAGGAACGTGTAACTATGAACTTAGTGTGGTCCGGATATAAGCTGaccttatcttttaaaaaggTAAGAAAAGCTGCATTTTTACAAACCCTCTTATCTAATAATTATCTGAGTTAAATATTATTCTCTTTTTAACATAAGGAAATAAgttaattttgctttaaattttttttatcactttatgatttttttatttgatttgatttatatTGTAGACCCCTGGTGGCGAACTGTGGTACATCAATAATGTAGAACTGGATGCTAGTGTTGACCTTCCAGAATTTCACGGAATTCTTACTAGAGGTATACTATGAATTTGTATCTCTTTCTATGGTCACACTCACAAATATCATCTcacaaattaattaatgtttgttTACAGATAAAACTATTAGACTTTACAATGACAGCATGCTCCTTCCTACTCCAGTAGGCAGATCGTTTTTATGCAACGAAGAAGTGGAGATCCTACTGAAGACTCGAAAGGAGGACAGGCCTCCTCAAGGAGTCCGAGGCTCCTTACTACTCAGAGCCTTACAGTTACAACCATTTATGTACAGAAGTGAAAACTTTTCAAGGCCATTCGAGTGTAATGCACAGAGAAGTTTTAGGTAAGGCATTGCTAGacataattacattttatatcAAACCATAAAGTTGTACTTATTCAATGGGTATTACTCAGTGTATATTTGTACCCGTTTGGATGCATAAAAACTGCTTGTCTATTTTGTTCCACTTTTATGCTAGACAGGACATTAGAAATCCCatctaatttttaatagggTCAAATATTAGCTCTcctaattattttagagaaaaaatgtattGGAGTAGTTTAAAGAGCACTAAAATCTGCAACCAACaagataacttttaattttgtaagtTTGCTCGTTTAGAAGTTATTGGCGAGAATCTTGGTGAAAACTTTGTCTTTTTCGTCGCAACGTACTTAAAAATTCGTACAATCATACACATGcacacaaattattttaatataaaccataaaatatttaaaaaaacttgtaaaCACTTGTTAAGactttccttttttattaaaattaattcattaaacctaaaatattaacttaaaaatatgttataacaaatgtttaaatattccTCCGTAAGCTGCTAAGCAATGATCCAAACGGTcgtaaaattcatttctaacatTCGTTCATTGATAAACTGAAACTTTGTTACATTCCATCGAAATCGATCGCACTTTTTAACTCTTCGAGATTTGGATAATTCATATccttgtaaatttaattttttaaatggccccacagaaaaaaatcgttGGGTGGAAATAAAGAAACCTTGGTCACAGATTCACAGAATACAGACGCGAAACTGATCGAAAATACGCGTGCGAGCGCCAGACTTCAGACACGCCTCTTGGGTGATGGAAATCCATTGCTGCCTAGTACGGTGGCAAGGGGTTTAATTTGCTGCAAGCCTCCGCGCCGcgtgctttttttaattttctttgcgtagtaaagtccagttcagagatctattaaaatctttgatgtgtcgcagatgccgcagtAACTAGttcgtgcgcctatgtcgtatttattgtcccatgatatacatgtttaaatggcaaaattttattttgtttatctatgaaattattttaaatatatgtaaaaccctatgttttatagtattttttatttttctttcgaaaatgtccatttttagaaagaaaataatatcacaagaaaataatatcaaaaaattgaccgcggactataATTGAAcgatcttacaaaatattttaaacacttccagcactcacagacttgccacctctttttagccagtctattaaacaaagataaaaacacctgcgttctggcgattcctacttcaggcggtgcaagtgattttgtatctctctctatcccactgattttgaagattacggggccgtacccaaatctTTCGGcttttttgtattacttttgtcgtgtttttaaagagatctttaaggatgggtctatcgcctttaaaatagttgttggatgggtctatcacctttaatagttgggagggagGTCATGTGagggtattattatttgatgagttttgccggttttactttttacacgtttatgaatgtggagaatttagaatttggcctgtattcgtttaaattttttgcagtttttacagTGAGaaagtgtgtgttttttttatttgtgtttgtggatttgttttggtattatacctaaagaccttaaaatgtttcgaccctgggaaaataggtaggaaaatttggcaaatgaagaggaaagtgtttgtgcgggcttatgagagaccgtgggtgtacaagaaagacaataacatttgtgataaaaacaataagagtgatttagacttacatagttctgatagttcattttctagtgttgaggaagcaagGGAAGTGAAAGCTGcagaggaaatcaagcagttttaactTAACAcggacttgacacggatattgccaaattgctaagaaaaggtgtgtattctaaatacaaaaatcatgaggttctgaccatagagataccttatcggcaagggacaaacatttctgagtctcaaccttgcggagatacctgatataACTATAGATtaaagcttaagatggttaacaaaagagctgctgtaatagaattgtcaggtggtgtatagaatatttgaggaaaattaagaaatttaggaggaagaaagatccatatattatttagccgaaacatggtatgatatatttatgattgatgtatgatttccattctctgggaaaaaatcccttttttgccatagtaaggaaaccatatttttattaattaaacaagtttaaaattttgtttttttcagcttactgcccc contains:
- the LOC126749727 gene encoding lysosome-associated membrane glycoprotein 5-like — translated: MARMGTVYFQFFVICTSLTSLTQSIELSNNKGSSKPIRPRTSTPPSLEGVTSKAAPVISTTPKDDSGVAIYRVLNRITDTTCILLKTDALVEVTFKLHKLDEKAASLIPEKAMIDGDCGLEERVTMNLVWSGYKLTLSFKKTPGGELWYINNVELDASVDLPEFHGILTRDKTIRLYNDSMLLPTPVGRSFLCNEEVEILLKTRKEDRPPQGVRGSLLLRALQLQPFMYRSENFSRPFECNAQRSF